AGGCCGCCCCGCTCCTCCCGCGGCAACTGCACCAGTCCCGCGAGGAGCGTGGCGAGCGCGCCGCAGCACATCACCCCGAACAGCACCGTCGGGTTCGGTTCCCCGAACAGCGCGGGTACCACCGCGAGCGCCAGCAGGGTCACAGCCAGGCAGCACAGGTCGTTGTTCAGCAGCGCACCGAAATCCACCCTGGCCACGAAGATCCTGCGGACGGTCTCCGCGAGCAGCCTGCACACCACCAGCACCGCATACACCGCGCTCAGCCACGGGCCCTGTCGGGACACCGTCGAGGCGAGCACCACGGCACCGAGCACGCACAACCCCATGACCAGCAGGGCTCCGGTGACCAGGCTCGACCGGTAACCGGCATCGTGCCGGTCGAAAACGGTGAAGCCGTCGCACACGAAACCGACGTGGAGCGCGTTGGCTCCGACCAGCGTGGCCAGCAGCAACGCGAAAACGCCGTAGTCGGACAGGCTCAGGGTTCCCGCGGCCACCAGCTGCACCGCGAAGCTCGCGGCCGCGGTCGCCGCCTGGGACAGGATTCCGGCAACACCGTCACCGGCGAGCCTGCCGAGCACACCGCCGCGTCTCACCGAGGTCACCGGCCACCCCGATCGACGGGCGGCGCCGGTGCCCGCACCCGCGACTCGGCGCTCTGCGCGCTCTCCGCCGAGGTCTCGGGGGAACCGTGCGCGGCGAAGGTGAACACGTGCCCCGCGATCTTTCCTCCGAGCAGCTCGATCCGCTCCCTGGCCCTGCGCCAGGCCGCCACCGACCGTTCCCGGCGCACGGTGAGCACGACACCGTCGGCCGCGGGTATCAAAGCGCTCACCTCGGGAGCGCTCTCCAGCGGCGGCAGGTCGACGAGCACGAGATCGTAGCCACCACGCGCCTCCACCATCGCTCGCCGCAGCAGGGAGGACCGGAAGTAGTCCGGGGCCCCCTCACCGGCGCGCCCCGCGGGAACGACCCGGAACTCTATTCCCGGCCCCACCTCGATCACCCGCGTGGAGGCGTGCACCGTGGCCGCCCCGGCGGCGATGGGGGCCATTCCGTACCAGTCGTTCTGCAGCGCGACGCTGTGCGAGAGCTCCCTGGTCCGCACCGCCGCGTCGACGACGAGAACCCGCAGGCCGTCCCGGGCCGCGGCTCCGGCCACTTGCAGCACAGTGGTGGTCGCGCCGTCCCCGACGGAGACCCCGGTGACCGCGACCAGACCGCCCCGCACGGTGTTCCGCAGCACCGAGGCCACCAGGCGGTAGGACCCCAGCGGCGGAACCACGAGGTTGTGCAGTCGCGCGGATGTCCCCTCACCGAGCGCTTCGATCTCCCCGAGGAGCGGTTCGTCGGACAGCCTGGTCAGATCGGCCGCGTCCCGAACCCTGCGATTGCGGTCCGCGCGGGCCCAGGCGATCGTGGCGGCCAGCAGCAGCCCCACGGCCAGCCCGACGAACGCGTCCCGCAGCAGCACGGTGAGCACCCCCGAGGAGTCCGTGACGGCCTTGTCCGTGAAGGACACGCCGTCACCGAACTGCTCGGCGGTTATGTTGATCTCCGTGATGCGCTGGTCCAGCTCACTGACGGTGCTGGACACCGAGCCCGGGGTGTTGCCCTCGCCCTCCACGAGTTCGGCCCGCCGGGAGCGCAGGCTCTCGACGGCGCTGTCCGCCGCACTGCTGACTTCTGCCTCGGACTCGCGTCGGTAGGCGGCCACGACCGCATTGGCGATCTCGGTCGACCGCGCCGCACCGCCGATGTCGACCCGCACGACGATCGAGTCACCGTTGTCCGAGGCCTTGGCCTCCACCGACTCGCGCAGTTCCTCGATCGACTCGGAGGCCTCCAGCCGCTTCCGCGCCGACTCGAGAACACGGTCCGAGGTCACGAACAGCGCTCGCTGGTTGACATAGCGCACGAACCCCGATTCGCTGGTCACCTCGTAGCCGAGCGCCTCGACGGAGTCGGGGGACTTGAGCACGATGCGCGCCTGGGCGGCCCCGGCACTGCCCACTGTCAGGGCCACCAGCACACTGATCAGCACCGTCCCGACGACCACGACGAGCGAACTCCACCGGTACCGCCACAACGCACCGACTATGTTCGGGGCCGGTAAGAGTTCGTTCATCGCAGCTCCATTCGACGCGGTCCTGCCCGGGGCCCCGGAACCGACGTCGTCGGTCGCTCACCGACCGCGACGATCCGGCCGGGGCGGCTCCTCGCGCAGTCGTCCTCGCGGAGAACGCGCTCGGAGGGCTCGCGATCACGGTACGGATCCCCGGGGCGAACACGACGATCACGATAACGCTGTAACGAACCACGTTCACTCGACGATCACCAGAACGCCTCCGAGGTTTCGTTCCCGAGGATTCTCCCGTCCCGACAGGACGAAGCACCGCAACGGCGTGACTCGAGAACGTCCGACACCGGAAAATATCGATCCGACAACGAAAACCCGGTCCAGGAAGGACCAACTTCTCCGGGAAACCGCAGATACCACCGACGAAGGAGATTCCGTGCGCGGTTCCACCCCGAGGTGTGATTCCCCGTCCGAGGCCGATCACACGAATCCCACGTTCGGGGCAATACTTCGCCGACTTCCCGGCGCGCAGAAGTCGGCACGGGGAGCACCCGCGTATTCGCGGTTCGTCAACCGCAGGGCCGGAGGCGGCCTGGCCGCCGTCGCCCACCTGGCGGGCAGAACACCCAACGAGGTCACGCTCGTGAGCGCGTTGTGCACCCTGACCGGAATTCTCGCGCTGGCGCTCCTGCCCCCCTCGCCCGTGCTCGGCGTGGGAGTGGCCGCGGCACTGTTGCTCGGTTACGCCCTCGACTCGGCGGACGGGCAGCTGGCCAGACTTCGCGGGGACGGGGGCCCCTCGGGAGAATGGCTGGATCACGTCGTGGACAGCGCGAAGATCCCGATGCTGCATTCTGCCGTGCTCGTTTCCACCTATCGCTTCGGCGATCACCCCGACTGGTGGTTGCTGGTCCCCCTCGGTTTCACCGTGGTGGAAAGCGTTCTGTTCTTCGCGATGATCCTCAACGAACAACTCCGGAAGCAGCACGCCGACACCGGGCCCGCGAGCGGCAGCACGCCCTCGGCCTGGCGTTCCCTGCTGGTTTCTCCCACCGACTACGGAGTCCTGTGCCTGGTATTCGTGCTGCTGGGAGCGCACCTCGCCTTCACCGCTGCCTACACGGCACTGTTCCTGGCCCAGACGTTGTTCGCCTGTGCGGCGCTTCCCGGATGGTTCCTCCGGGCGAAGCGACTGACCGCGAACGGGGGAGAACCGTGAGCAGACCCGTCGTCGGTTACGCGCCCGGCGCCTACGACATGTTCCACATAGGACACCTGCGGGTGCTGGAGCGCGCCCGCTCGGAGTGCGACCTGCTCATAGCCGGAGTCGCCACGGACGCGGTGGTGCTGAGCGCGAAGGCGAAACACCCCGTGATCCCGTTCGAGCAGCGGCTGGAGATCGTCTCCAGCATCAGGTACGTCGACCAGGCCATCGCCGATCCGCACGTGGACAAGTACCTCACCTGGCAGCGGATCGGATTCCACGTGCTGTTCAAGGGCGACGACTGGAGGGGCACGGAACGCGCGCACGAGATGGAGTCCAAGCTGGAAAGCGTCGGCGTCGGAATCGTGTACTTCCCCTACACGGGCGACGTGTCGACCACGCTGCTGCGCACCAGGTTGTCCGTGTCGGAATGACCCGGAGGTTTCCGATCCGCCACGAAAGCCGACACC
The sequence above is a segment of the Actinopolyspora saharensis genome. Coding sequences within it:
- a CDS encoding adenylyltransferase/cytidyltransferase family protein, which translates into the protein MSRPVVGYAPGAYDMFHIGHLRVLERARSECDLLIAGVATDAVVLSAKAKHPVIPFEQRLEIVSSIRYVDQAIADPHVDKYLTWQRIGFHVLFKGDDWRGTERAHEMESKLESVGVGIVYFPYTGDVSTTLLRTRLSVSE
- a CDS encoding CDP-alcohol phosphatidyltransferase family protein, whose protein sequence is MRGSTPRCDSPSEADHTNPTFGAILRRLPGAQKSARGAPAYSRFVNRRAGGGLAAVAHLAGRTPNEVTLVSALCTLTGILALALLPPSPVLGVGVAAALLLGYALDSADGQLARLRGDGGPSGEWLDHVVDSAKIPMLHSAVLVSTYRFGDHPDWWLLVPLGFTVVESVLFFAMILNEQLRKQHADTGPASGSTPSAWRSLLVSPTDYGVLCLVFVLLGAHLAFTAAYTALFLAQTLFACAALPGWFLRAKRLTANGGEP
- a CDS encoding cell shape-determining protein, producing the protein MNELLPAPNIVGALWRYRWSSLVVVVGTVLISVLVALTVGSAGAAQARIVLKSPDSVEALGYEVTSESGFVRYVNQRALFVTSDRVLESARKRLEASESIEELRESVEAKASDNGDSIVVRVDIGGAARSTEIANAVVAAYRRESEAEVSSAADSAVESLRSRRAELVEGEGNTPGSVSSTVSELDQRITEINITAEQFGDGVSFTDKAVTDSSGVLTVLLRDAFVGLAVGLLLAATIAWARADRNRRVRDAADLTRLSDEPLLGEIEALGEGTSARLHNLVVPPLGSYRLVASVLRNTVRGGLVAVTGVSVGDGATTTVLQVAGAAARDGLRVLVVDAAVRTRELSHSVALQNDWYGMAPIAAGAATVHASTRVIEVGPGIEFRVVPAGRAGEGAPDYFRSSLLRRAMVEARGGYDLVLVDLPPLESAPEVSALIPAADGVVLTVRRERSVAAWRRARERIELLGGKIAGHVFTFAAHGSPETSAESAQSAESRVRAPAPPVDRGGR